One stretch of Streptomyces sp. NBC_00443 DNA includes these proteins:
- the argC gene encoding N-acetyl-gamma-glutamyl-phosphate reductase yields the protein MAVRAAVAGASGYAGGELLRLLLAHPEVEIGTLTGHSNAGQRLGALQPHLLPLADRVLQETTPEVLAGHDVVFLALPHGQSAAVAEQLGPDVLVVDMGADFRLKDAGDWETFYGSPHAGTWPYGLPELPGGRAALEGSRRIAVPGCYPTAVSLALFPAYTAGLAEPEAVIVAASGTSGAGKALKPHLLGSEVMGSMSPYGVGGGHRHTPEMIQNLSAAAGERVSVSFTPTLAPMPRGILATCTAKAKNGVTGESVRAAYDKALADEPFVHLLPEGQWPATASVYGSNAVQVQVAFDAAANRIIAISAIDNLTKGTAGGAVQSMNIALGFHENTGLSTIGVAP from the coding sequence ATGGCGGTACGTGCGGCAGTGGCCGGAGCGAGTGGGTACGCGGGCGGGGAACTGCTGCGTCTGCTCCTGGCGCACCCCGAGGTCGAGATAGGGACCCTGACCGGGCACTCGAACGCGGGCCAGCGGCTGGGTGCGCTGCAACCGCACCTGCTGCCCCTCGCCGACCGCGTGCTCCAGGAGACCACCCCCGAGGTCCTCGCCGGGCATGACGTCGTCTTCCTCGCGCTGCCGCACGGTCAGTCCGCCGCCGTCGCCGAGCAACTCGGCCCGGATGTGCTGGTCGTCGACATGGGCGCCGACTTCCGGCTGAAGGACGCGGGCGACTGGGAGACGTTCTACGGCTCCCCGCACGCCGGCACCTGGCCGTACGGCCTTCCCGAGCTGCCGGGCGGCCGCGCCGCCCTGGAGGGGTCCAGGCGCATCGCGGTACCCGGCTGCTACCCGACCGCCGTCTCGCTCGCCCTCTTCCCGGCCTACACCGCAGGCCTCGCCGAACCCGAAGCCGTGATCGTCGCCGCCTCCGGCACGTCCGGCGCGGGCAAGGCGCTCAAGCCCCACCTGCTGGGCAGCGAGGTCATGGGCTCCATGTCGCCGTACGGCGTCGGCGGCGGGCACCGGCACACGCCCGAGATGATCCAGAACCTCAGCGCGGCGGCGGGGGAGCGGGTCTCCGTCTCCTTCACGCCGACCCTCGCCCCGATGCCCCGCGGCATCCTCGCCACATGCACCGCGAAGGCGAAGAACGGGGTGACCGGCGAGTCCGTCCGCGCCGCCTACGACAAGGCCCTCGCTGACGAGCCCTTCGTCCACCTCCTCCCCGAGGGGCAGTGGCCCGCCACGGCGTCCGTCTACGGTTCGAACGCCGTTCAGGTGCAGGTCGCATTCGACGCCGCCGCGAACCGCATCATCGCGATCAGCGCCATCGACAACCTGACCAAGGGCACGGCCGGTG